In Geminocystis sp. NIES-3708, a single window of DNA contains:
- a CDS encoding matrixin family metalloprotease yields the protein MEVGKLIKKLVKIGLNPILLIFLVTLLVVNFSHFVRAENNNLPPLQVHPLPVSLQNWTSDIQEDYFNEIETHLAGYLIWSIFPVKIYLQSPDTNLSPAGLKDFQQWEKAAKMAIASWNPYLPLIEVNTLEEADILIYRRYPEFKAKINPETGLYNLPRAKAATTTVKFYLTETQPSQLRHRMTIEVNPHQTFEYLTSNITHELGHALGIWGHSLKNTDVMYFSHTKEIPAISPQDINTLKKIYQQPTRLGWNIN from the coding sequence TTGGAGGTTGGAAAACTGATTAAAAAGTTAGTAAAAATTGGTTTAAATCCTATCTTGTTAATATTTTTAGTAACTTTATTGGTGGTGAATTTTAGTCATTTTGTTAGGGCTGAAAATAATAATTTACCACCGTTACAAGTTCATCCTTTACCTGTTTCTTTACAAAATTGGACTTCTGACATTCAAGAAGATTATTTTAATGAAATTGAAACTCATTTAGCAGGTTATTTGATTTGGTCAATTTTTCCTGTTAAAATTTATCTACAATCTCCTGATACTAATTTATCTCCTGCTGGTTTAAAAGATTTTCAACAATGGGAAAAAGCCGCTAAAATGGCGATCGCTTCATGGAATCCTTATTTGCCTTTAATAGAAGTAAATACCTTAGAAGAAGCTGATATTCTCATTTATCGTCGTTATCCAGAATTTAAAGCCAAAATTAACCCTGAAACGGGATTATATAATCTTCCTAGGGCAAAAGCAGCGACTACGACAGTTAAATTTTATTTAACAGAAACTCAACCTAGTCAATTACGCCATAGAATGACTATTGAAGTTAATCCTCATCAAACTTTTGAATATTTAACTAGTAATATTACCCATGAATTAGGACATGCACTAGGTATTTGGGGGCATAGTTTAAAGAATACTGATGTAATGTATTTTTCTCATACAAAAGAAATTCCTGCTATTTCGCCTCAAGATATAAATACCTTGAAAAAAATTTATCAACAACCAACTCGCTTAGGTTGGAATATTAATTGA
- the gpmI gene encoding 2,3-bisphosphoglycerate-independent phosphoglycerate mutase: MYQKEVSPVVLVILDGWGYREDTRDNAIALAKTPVMDSLLEVYPNTLINASGKAVGLPNGQMGNSEVGHLNLGAGRVVPQELVRISDAVEDGSIFKNPVLEEVCHSVLQSKGKLHLMGLCSDGGVHSHVDHLLGLLDLAKLQGISDVCVHVITDGRDTNTQVGVNYVKAIEEHIKKIGIGKIVTVCGRYYAMDRDRRWDRIKKAYDLYTNEDQGDGRSALQVIEDSYEQNINDEFIEPTRIAKGAVNSGDGVIFYNFRPDRARQICYAFTMDDFNGFEREKIDNLSFVTFTQYDPSLPVKVAFEPQQLTNILGEVIANAGLKQFRTSETEKYPHVTYFFNGGLEQPLEGEDRELVQSPMVSTYDKAPAMSAEELTMVGSKAIAKRIYSFIVINYANPDMVGHTGKLDKAQQAIETVDTCVGKLLSAINQVGGTAIITADHGNAEYMKDEDGNPWTAHTTNQVPFILVEGEGRKIIGHGGNVQLRENGKLADIAPTILEILQLPKPKEMTGESLIQKSEYQVKQNRTPVSIPV; encoded by the coding sequence ATGTATCAAAAAGAAGTCTCCCCCGTAGTGTTAGTAATTCTGGATGGTTGGGGTTATCGAGAAGATACACGAGATAATGCCATCGCTTTAGCAAAAACTCCCGTAATGGACAGTTTATTGGAAGTTTATCCTAATACTTTAATTAACGCATCTGGCAAAGCAGTGGGATTACCCAATGGACAAATGGGCAATTCTGAAGTAGGACATTTGAATTTAGGTGCAGGACGAGTAGTTCCTCAAGAATTAGTTAGAATCTCTGACGCTGTGGAAGACGGATCGATTTTTAAAAATCCAGTATTAGAAGAAGTTTGTCATAGTGTACTCCAATCGAAGGGTAAATTACATCTGATGGGTTTATGTTCTGATGGTGGTGTTCATTCTCACGTAGATCATTTACTAGGTTTACTTGATTTAGCAAAATTACAAGGTATTTCTGATGTTTGTGTTCATGTTATTACTGATGGTAGAGATACTAATACTCAAGTTGGTGTTAATTATGTCAAAGCCATTGAAGAACATATCAAAAAAATTGGTATAGGTAAAATAGTTACTGTCTGTGGTCGTTACTATGCAATGGATCGTGATCGTCGTTGGGATAGAATAAAAAAAGCTTATGATTTATACACCAATGAAGATCAAGGAGATGGTAGAAGTGCCTTGCAAGTCATAGAAGATTCTTATGAACAAAATATCAATGATGAATTTATTGAACCAACTCGCATCGCAAAAGGAGCTGTAAATTCCGGAGATGGAGTAATTTTTTATAATTTTCGTCCTGATAGAGCTAGACAAATTTGCTATGCTTTTACCATGGATGATTTTAATGGTTTTGAAAGAGAAAAAATCGATAATCTCAGTTTTGTCACTTTTACTCAATATGATCCTAGCTTACCTGTAAAAGTCGCTTTTGAGCCTCAACAGTTAACTAATATTCTCGGAGAAGTTATTGCTAATGCAGGTTTAAAACAATTTAGGACTTCAGAAACGGAAAAATATCCCCATGTTACCTACTTTTTTAACGGTGGTTTAGAGCAACCTTTAGAAGGTGAAGACAGGGAATTAGTGCAAAGTCCAATGGTTTCAACCTATGATAAAGCACCAGCAATGTCAGCAGAAGAATTAACCATGGTAGGATCTAAAGCTATTGCGAAAAGAATTTATTCTTTTATTGTGATAAACTATGCAAATCCTGATATGGTAGGTCATACAGGCAAATTAGACAAGGCTCAACAAGCAATTGAAACAGTTGATACTTGTGTAGGTAAACTGTTATCAGCGATTAATCAAGTAGGTGGTACAGCTATTATAACCGCAGATCATGGTAATGCAGAATATATGAAAGATGAAGACGGAAATCCTTGGACTGCACACACTACGAATCAAGTACCTTTTATTTTAGTTGAAGGTGAAGGACGTAAAATAATTGGTCATGGTGGTAATGTGCAATTACGAGAAAATGGTAAATTAGCAGATATTGCACCTACAATCCTCGAAATATTACAGTTGCCTAAACCGAAAGAAATGACAGGAGAATCTTTAATCCAAAAATCAGAGTATCAAGTAAAGCAAAATCGCACTCCTGTTAGTATCCCAGTTTAA
- a CDS encoding GTP-binding protein has translation MFTQTDKSLVPVTVLTGYLGAGKTTLLNHILTHEHGKKVAVIVNEFGEVGIDNQLVISTDEEIFEMNNGCICCTVRGDLMRIIGNLLKRRDKFDHLVIETTGLADPAPVIQTFFVDEDLKSELLLDAVVTVVDTKHIHQHWDADEAQEQIAFADIVLLNKIDLVTLDELEDLKKRIREMNAIAKIYPTENANINMNNLLGIRAFDLEKALEIDPNFLSEDAHEHDESVYSVAIIESGELDLDKLYNWMEQLLRTQGPDIFRMKGILNVSQMDDRVVFQGVHMLFDVTIDRPWKPEETRKNELVFIGRNLDEKQLKEDFKECLN, from the coding sequence ATGTTCACACAAACCGATAAAAGCTTAGTGCCTGTAACAGTTTTAACGGGTTATTTAGGTGCAGGAAAAACCACATTACTTAATCATATTCTTACCCATGAACATGGAAAAAAAGTTGCAGTAATAGTTAATGAATTTGGTGAGGTTGGCATTGATAATCAATTGGTTATTTCCACAGATGAAGAAATATTTGAAATGAATAACGGTTGTATCTGTTGCACCGTCAGAGGCGATTTAATGCGTATTATTGGCAATCTACTTAAAAGACGAGATAAATTTGATCATCTTGTCATTGAAACAACAGGATTAGCTGATCCTGCACCAGTAATACAAACTTTTTTTGTGGATGAGGATTTAAAATCAGAACTACTTTTAGATGCTGTAGTGACAGTGGTAGATACTAAACACATTCATCAACATTGGGATGCAGATGAAGCACAAGAGCAAATTGCTTTTGCTGATATTGTTTTACTCAATAAAATAGATTTAGTTACTCTTGATGAGTTAGAAGATTTGAAAAAACGTATTCGAGAGATGAATGCGATCGCCAAAATTTATCCGACAGAAAATGCTAATATTAACATGAATAATCTGTTAGGTATTAGAGCATTTGATTTAGAAAAAGCCTTAGAAATTGATCCTAATTTCCTTTCAGAAGATGCTCATGAACATGATGAATCCGTCTATTCTGTAGCGATTATCGAATCAGGAGAATTAGATTTAGATAAATTATATAACTGGATGGAACAATTATTGCGTACTCAAGGACCTGATATTTTCCGTATGAAAGGTATTTTAAACGTATCACAAATGGATGATAGAGTGGTTTTTCAGGGAGTGCATATGTTGTTTGATGTAACTATTGATCGTCCTTGGAAACCCGAAGAAACTCGTAAAAATGAGCTGGTATTTATTGGACGTAATTTAGATGAAAAGCAATTAAAAGAGGATTTTAAAGAGTGTTTGAACTAA
- a CDS encoding WD40 repeat domain-containing protein translates to MFELNNLTLELQWQGELEEYITALSWSKDGKLAVSSAGGEVLVFTDKPQLVLNPNEKKDSINCLDFSADGQFLAVGGQNGQLKIWQLPELKLINTLDGNLQWLENLAWHPHENCIAFSEGRYVKIWDVVSQEILITLPFENSSVLDLAWNPKIGLLAIAGNGGVKIWDSTNWEDDPFYIEMDAAALKIAWSEDGEYLAMTSLDKIVLVWGGGNLVPWRLSGFRGKIRNLCWSKISSQEVPVLATSSMGDIIIWEKMKINNSWDASVLTSNDCNINDLQFHPQKLLLASGNKKGQLFLWSKAENLTQNSTLLSGGLSCLKWDFLGQKLALGSDRGEIIILSNK, encoded by the coding sequence GTGTTTGAACTAAATAATCTTACACTAGAGTTACAGTGGCAAGGGGAATTAGAAGAATATATTACAGCTTTAAGTTGGTCAAAAGATGGAAAATTAGCGGTAAGTTCTGCGGGGGGAGAAGTTCTTGTTTTTACTGATAAACCACAATTAGTTCTCAACCCCAACGAAAAAAAAGACTCTATTAACTGTTTGGATTTTTCTGCCGATGGTCAATTTTTAGCTGTAGGGGGGCAAAATGGTCAATTAAAAATTTGGCAATTACCAGAATTAAAATTAATCAATACCCTTGATGGTAATTTACAATGGCTAGAAAATTTAGCTTGGCATCCCCATGAAAATTGCATTGCCTTCAGTGAGGGACGTTATGTCAAAATTTGGGATGTCGTTTCTCAAGAAATTTTGATTACTTTACCCTTTGAAAATTCCTCCGTGTTAGATTTAGCTTGGAATCCTAAAATAGGACTTTTAGCGATCGCAGGAAATGGAGGTGTTAAAATTTGGGACTCTACAAATTGGGAGGATGATCCTTTCTATATCGAAATGGATGCAGCCGCCTTGAAAATTGCGTGGTCTGAAGATGGGGAATATTTAGCTATGACATCCCTTGATAAAATCGTTTTAGTGTGGGGAGGAGGAAATTTAGTCCCGTGGCGATTATCAGGATTTAGAGGGAAAATCAGAAACCTTTGTTGGTCAAAAATCTCATCACAAGAAGTTCCCGTATTAGCTACTTCTTCCATGGGAGATATTATTATTTGGGAAAAAATGAAAATCAATAATAGTTGGGATGCCTCTGTTTTAACCTCCAATGATTGTAATATTAATGATTTACAATTTCATCCTCAAAAACTTTTATTAGCTAGTGGCAATAAAAAAGGTCAGTTATTTTTATGGTCAAAAGCAGAAAACTTAACTCAAAATTCAACCCTCTTATCAGGAGGATTATCTTGTTTAAAATGGGATTTTTTAGGACAAAAATTAGCATTAGGAAGTGATCGTGGTGAGATCATAATTCTTAGCAATAAATAA
- the thrC gene encoding threonine synthase, with product MVATKIHQPHTNHHLRTGWKGLIEEYKSYLPVTPETPIITLREGNTPLIPVPVISNMIGRNVKVFVKYDGLNPTGSFKDRGMTMAISKAKEAGAKAVICASTGNTSAAAAAYATRAGMKAFVIIPDGYVALGKLAQALIYGAEVLAIKGNFDHALTIVRQIADNYPVTLVNSVNPYRLEGQKTAAFEVVDTLGYAPDWLAIPVGNAGNITAYWMGFCQYHSENRCDILPRMMGFQASGSAPFVEGHQVLKPETVATAIRIGNPANWEKALGVKEASKGEFNAVTDSEILEAYRILGRDEGVFCEPASAASVAGVLKLKDQIPDNGTVVCVLTGNGLKDPDNAMKTSELGIRSGIEPDLQEVARIMGFD from the coding sequence GTGGTAGCGACGAAAATTCATCAACCCCATACAAATCATCATCTAAGAACAGGCTGGAAAGGCTTAATTGAAGAATACAAATCTTACTTGCCAGTAACTCCAGAAACACCTATTATCACCTTGAGAGAAGGAAATACTCCTTTAATTCCTGTCCCTGTGATCTCAAACATGATCGGTCGTAACGTCAAAGTATTTGTCAAGTATGATGGATTAAATCCCACCGGATCATTTAAAGATCGAGGCATGACTATGGCAATATCAAAAGCTAAAGAAGCAGGAGCAAAAGCCGTAATTTGTGCAAGTACGGGAAACACATCTGCTGCTGCCGCCGCCTACGCCACAAGAGCAGGAATGAAAGCATTTGTGATCATCCCTGATGGTTACGTAGCTTTAGGAAAATTAGCCCAAGCATTAATTTATGGTGCTGAAGTTTTAGCAATAAAAGGTAATTTTGACCATGCTTTAACTATTGTGCGTCAAATAGCTGATAATTACCCTGTAACTTTAGTCAATTCCGTAAACCCTTATCGCTTGGAAGGGCAAAAAACCGCAGCGTTTGAAGTGGTGGACACTTTGGGATATGCACCTGATTGGTTAGCTATTCCCGTGGGAAATGCAGGAAATATTACGGCTTATTGGATGGGTTTTTGTCAATACCATAGTGAAAATAGATGTGATATTTTACCTCGGATGATGGGATTTCAAGCCTCTGGCTCTGCTCCTTTTGTAGAAGGGCATCAAGTTTTAAAACCTGAAACCGTAGCCACTGCCATTAGAATTGGTAATCCCGCAAATTGGGAAAAAGCTTTGGGAGTGAAAGAGGCATCTAAAGGTGAATTTAACGCCGTTACTGACAGTGAAATTTTAGAAGCTTATCGTATTTTAGGCAGAGATGAGGGTGTTTTTTGTGAACCAGCGAGTGCAGCATCTGTGGCAGGAGTTTTGAAATTAAAAGATCAAATACCCGATAATGGCACTGTTGTTTGCGTATTGACAGGGAATGGTTTAAAAGATCCTGACAATGCAATGAAAACTAGCGAACTAGGCATTAGATCTGGCATTGAGCCTGATTTACAAGAAGTAGCTCGGATTATGGGATTTGACTAA
- the secG gene encoding preprotein translocase subunit SecG: MNVYQLVQIIWAVSCTLLIILVLLHSPKGDGLGGIGGQAQLFSSTKSAEATLNRITWILSLTFISLTVVLSAGWLNN, from the coding sequence ATGAATGTTTATCAGTTAGTACAAATTATTTGGGCTGTTTCCTGTACATTGTTAATAATTCTAGTATTGTTACATTCTCCTAAAGGTGATGGATTAGGAGGCATTGGAGGACAAGCACAACTTTTTTCTAGTACAAAAAGTGCAGAAGCAACTCTTAATAGAATTACATGGATTTTAAGTTTAACTTTTATTAGTTTAACCGTTGTTTTAAGTGCTGGTTGGTTAAATAATTAG